In Campylobacter mucosalis, a single window of DNA contains:
- a CDS encoding YkgJ family cysteine cluster protein, whose translation MLKQDGFEWVFDPSFCDECGGKCCTGESGIIWINDGEIKALCEYLEFDEQEFKDKFLFTYKGKFSIKETSYKDGFACVFFDKEAKNCSIYEFRPAQCRSFPFWEHFKTNLQELKEECIGVKFL comes from the coding sequence ATGCTAAAGCAAGATGGCTTTGAGTGGGTTTTTGACCCTAGTTTTTGCGATGAGTGTGGCGGAAAGTGTTGCACTGGAGAGAGTGGTATAATTTGGATAAATGATGGCGAGATAAAGGCACTTTGTGAGTATCTTGAATTTGATGAGCAAGAGTTTAAAGATAAATTTTTATTTACCTATAAGGGGAAATTTAGCATAAAAGAGACATCATACAAGGACGGATTTGCCTGTGTGTTTTTTGATAAAGAGGCTAAAAATTGCAGTATTTACGAGTTTCGTCCAGCTCAGTGCAGGAGTTTTCCATTTTGGGAGCATTTTAAAACAAATTTACAGGAGTTAAAAGAAGAATGTATTGGCGTAAAATTTTTATAG